The sequence TACCTCCACGGGTCGCGGTGTCGCGGGAATGCGGCTGGATAATCGGCGGAAAAGGAAAAACCGGAATGTATACGGAGGGGAAGGCCGGGACAAGTGGAATGTCAACGCCCGGTCGCGCGGTCCGTGCTCATCGGCTGGCCCGCGCGGCCCGCTCGTCCTGCTCCAGGGATCGCGGCTGGGTGCCGAAGATGTTCAGGTCGACAAAGGCCATCGCCCGGGCCAGCGTTTCGCGACTGCGCACCAGCAGGGACTGGGTATACGGAGTGTCTTCGGCGCAGAATCCCGTCGCGGCGAGATCGACGGCATCCGCGAGGTAAAGCGCCCGTTCGCAGTGGAACTGCTGCGAAACGACGATGACGCGGTCGAGTCCGAACACCTTCTTCGCCCGGAAGACGGAGTCCAGGGTCCGCACGCCGGCGTAGTCGAGCATGATGAAATCTTCCGGTACGCCCAGTTCGACCAGGTCCCGCTGCATCGTCGTAGTCTCGTCATAGTACTGTGTGGACGCATCCCCGCTGACGAGAATGGCCCTTACCCGTCCGGCGTGAAACAACTCGGCGGCGGCCTCGATGCGTGCGCGGTAGTACTGGTTTACGTGCCCCTCGGCGTACTTGGAAGTACCCAGCAGGAGTCCCACCTGGCACTCGGGCGTCTCCTCGGCCTGGTAGTACAGACGGGCGGATGCGTTGCGGGTAATGGCGAAGTCGTTCAGCAGGGCTGCGAAGAGACCGGTCATGGCGAGTGCCGTAATGACCCGGGTCCATACCGGCAGATGGCGAAATGCAGGTTTGCTTCGCATTGAAATTGGCGATTTCTGGAGAAATGGATCTTTGAGGGAAGAAGGACTGGGGTTATACTGTCATACTACCTGTCGCGGCCGGTATCGTCAAGCGGTAAACCTTGTAATTTCGTGTTTTCTCTATTGTTGCCGGAGTGATTCCATCATGCATAAACGAGTGCCCACCTGGCTGCTCCCCGTGATCTGGCTGCTCCCCGTGATCTGGCTGCTCCCCGTCGCCGCGGCGGACAGCGGGCAGGACGCGTCGGGCGAAGGGGCGCCGATGACCGTGCTGTTCTATGGCAACAGCCTTACGGCGGGGTTCGGGGTTGATCCCGACGAGGCCTTTCCGCAACTCGTGCAGAATAAGATCGACGGGCTCGGCTGGCCGTTCAAGGTGATCAACGGCGGCGTGGGCGGAGAGACCACGGCGGGCGGCCTGAGCCGTATCGACTGGGTGCTGCAGAACCGTCCGGACGTGTTCATCCTCGAACTCGGCGGGAACGACGGGCTGCGGGGCGTCGACCCCGGCGTCACCCGCCGGAACCTGCGGGTCATCATCCGTCGCGTCCGGGAGCGGTATCCAGCGACGAAAATCATACTCGCCGGCATGCAGGCGCCGCCCAATATGGGCCAGCGCTTTGTGACCGAGTTCAGGGAGATCTACCCGGAGCTGGCGCAATCGGAGCGTGTCTCGCTGATCCCCTTCATTCTCGAGGGCGTCGGCGGCATACCGGAGTTGAATCAGCCGGATGGCATCCATCCGACCGCGGAAGGGCACGCGATCATGGCCGAGCTGGTCTGGAAAGCACTCGAGCCGGTTTTGAAGGGACTTCTGCCCTGATCGGCCGGATCGTCTAGATTTCCGCCCGAAGCACTTCCAGCGGGGACTGGCGGTAGATCCCGGCGCTGGCGGCCATGCCCACCAGGATGGTAATCAACGCGATCCCGCCGACCACGGCCAGCACGGGGATGTAGGCCGGCACGTAGGAGATGTTGAAGACGAAGACGGCCAGGACCCACGTGGCGGCAAAGGCCAGCACGACCCCCGTCAACGCGCCGATCGCGCCGAGGAACAGGTACTCGATCGTCATGATTTTCAGAATCTGGTTCCGGGAACCGCCGAGGGTCTTCAGCAGCACGCTTTCCTGCATCCGCTGGTAACGGCTGTTGGTCACGACGCCCACCAGGACGATGACACCGGTGAAAACGCTGAACAGCGCCATGAAACGGACGATGACGGATACCTTGCCGAGTATGTCGTTGAGGGTATTCAGAATGAGGCTCAGGTCGATCATGGACACGTTGGGAAACCGGCTGACCGTTTCCCGCTGAAAGCTTGCCGAGACCTGCGGATCATCGATCCGGGTCACGACCACGTGGAACTGGGGCGCTTCTTCCAGGACGCCCTCCGGGAAGACCATGAAGAAGTTGGGTTGCATCCGCTGCCAGTCGACGGCGCGCACGCTCCCAACGGTGGTCTTCACCGGCACGCCCTGCACGTCGAACACGACCTCGTCGCCGATACTCAGCCCCAGGCGGTCGGCGATGCCTTTTTCCACGGATACGAGAACGGAATCCCCACCGGCGTCGGCGCGGGGCTGCAGCGACCCTTCCAGAAGCGTTTCCGCGTCTTCCAGGTGGGCCCGGTAGGTCGAACGGTATTCCCGGCGCAACGGCCAGCGCGATACCCTTTCCGTCGTATCCGCCATCACCTCCGCGATCGTCCGCCCCTTCAGGCCCGCCAGTCGCATGCTTACCACCGGCGTCTGCTGCATGACCGGCAGCTCATTGCGGCGCATCGATTCCAGGATATCTTCCCGCTGACCGGGTTGTATGTCAAAGAGCACCAGGTTCGACTGCCGGTCGCCGCCGACCTGGGTAATGTGTCCCACGAGGGAGTACTGCAGGAGGTACAGCGTCGTGATCAGGAAGGCGCCCAGCCCGAGGGCGACGACCATGGTGACGGTCTGGTTGTCCGGCCGGAAGAGATTGGCCAGGCCTTGCCGCCAGACATAGGGCCATTTAGCCGGCACGATGCGCCGGGCCAGCGTGATCAGGCTCCGGGCGACCAGGGTCAGCAGCAGGAAGGCGCAGATCAGTCCCCCCGCGAATCCCACGCCCTGCAGCCATACCCGGGTCTGGCTGATGCCGAAGAGCACGACACCGGCCACGAGCACGGCGATCAGCAGGATGCGCCGCGGGTCCCTGTTGGCGCGCCGTGGCGTTTCGACGGAGGAGCGCAGCGTGAGCAGGGGAGAAATGTCCCGGATGGCGAGTAACGGCAGGAGGGCAAACAACAACGCCATGAGCAGCCCGAGACCCATGCCCTGGAGCAGAGGAAGCCAGGTAAACCCCACCACCAGTTCGAAGGGAACGAAGTCCTGGATCAGCAAGGGCAGTACACCGAGGACGAGATAGCCGGCGGCGGCGCCGATGGTGGAACCGATCACGCCGATGGCCACGGCCTGGATGACGTACACCGCGAAGGTATGCCGCCCCTCCGCGCCCA comes from Gemmatimonadota bacterium and encodes:
- a CDS encoding FtsX-like permease family protein — protein: MSVPPASDKTPVRAGWLLSMAWRDSRTYRRRLLLYMSSIILGTAALVSIRTLGDSMAAAIDVEAKALLGADLDINTRTAFSDSAEVFLRNLGGEQSRQSSFVSMVSFPRTGSSRLSNVRALEGAFPYYGVLETVPPAAAEAFKTDGTALVDDNLMIQHGVEVGDSIRVGVRTLEISGRLVSIPGETAAMSTIGPRVYIPMSELESTGLIQPGSRVTYRALFRFDDGVDADELAATYGADTAAKWGMDWDTVRDRQAGLERSLGNLYRFLNLSGFIALILGSVGVASAIHTYVRRKRSTIAVLRCLGAEGRHTFAVYVIQAVAIGVIGSTIGAAAGYLVLGVLPLLIQDFVPFELVVGFTWLPLLQGMGLGLLMALLFALLPLLAIRDISPLLTLRSSVETPRRANRDPRRILLIAVLVAGVVLFGISQTRVWLQGVGFAGGLICAFLLLTLVARSLITLARRIVPAKWPYVWRQGLANLFRPDNQTVTMVVALGLGAFLITTLYLLQYSLVGHITQVGGDRQSNLVLFDIQPGQREDILESMRRNELPVMQQTPVVSMRLAGLKGRTIAEVMADTTERVSRWPLRREYRSTYRAHLEDAETLLEGSLQPRADAGGDSVLVSVEKGIADRLGLSIGDEVVFDVQGVPVKTTVGSVRAVDWQRMQPNFFMVFPEGVLEEAPQFHVVVTRIDDPQVSASFQRETVSRFPNVSMIDLSLILNTLNDILGKVSVIVRFMALFSVFTGVIVLVGVVTNSRYQRMQESVLLKTLGGSRNQILKIMTIEYLFLGAIGALTGVVLAFAATWVLAVFVFNISYVPAYIPVLAVVGGIALITILVGMAASAGIYRQSPLEVLRAEI
- a CDS encoding arylesterase, translated to MHKRVPTWLLPVIWLLPVIWLLPVAAADSGQDASGEGAPMTVLFYGNSLTAGFGVDPDEAFPQLVQNKIDGLGWPFKVINGGVGGETTAGGLSRIDWVLQNRPDVFILELGGNDGLRGVDPGVTRRNLRVIIRRVRERYPATKIILAGMQAPPNMGQRFVTEFREIYPELAQSERVSLIPFILEGVGGIPELNQPDGIHPTAEGHAIMAELVWKALEPVLKGLLP